The nucleotide window ctcacccgttcatgctctgtctctctctgtctcaaaaataaataaacgttaaaaaaaaatggaaatattctccTAATAGAAGCTTAACTTCTCTCACAAAGTTGAAAAACTCCCATCACATTACAATACTACCAACTTAgtgttttctccatttcctgcCCTTAAACATTACCTCAGTCCATGCTCACATGAcactatttatttgatattttctctATAGTATCTGTGAGTTAGAGATCAGTGTCTGcaatttataaatgaagaaactaaggctcacaACCAGATTGCATGCAATTCTGTCTCATACTAAAGCAGATACTGTGATATTAATAACTATTCTTTACTTTAGTGTTTAATAGCCTAGGGCCCAAGAGTGAATATTAGTCAAGGTAACCCTTCCATAATGTCTTCCCgttcattctatttcattttctcattgtaaGAGCTTTCAAGCACATATGCCACATAGTAAATTGCATCTTCCATTTAGAATaacaatcattattttaaaaaatcatcacatTTAAAGGAACTAATAATCAAAATGCTTTCCCATACACAATAAAGTACAGCAATAGTATGTATGTTCCTCACAATTTCATCCCTACCCATTGGAAGAATGGGAGTGGATTTTAATCATGATTCAGTTCCCTTTATTATTTAGCCAAACAAAAAGTTAATAGACTAGAATCACATTGTGTTTTCTTGGAGTACACCATAcctgtttgttgtttctttttcctaaatggtaaatatttatttgataggAATGCTCAAGTAataagaataggggcacctggggggctcagttggttaagtgaccaactcttgatttcggctcagctcatgatctcactgtcatgctccacactgggcgtgagCCTGCTtgaggtcctctctctctcactctttctctctctcttctcctttcctgcttgcttgcgcatgtgtgctctctctctcactctctctctctcaaaaaaaaaaaaaaaaaggaataataaaacacaaattttttttttaatttttttttttttaacgtttatttatttttgagacagagagagacacagcatgaacgggggaggggcagagagagagaggaagacacagaatcggaagcaagctccaggctctgagccatcagcccatagcccgacgcggggctcgaactcgcggactgcaagatcgtgacctgagctgaagtcggacgcttaaccgactgagccacccaggagccccagtaaaacacaaattttaaacataaataaatttctaatttttttccatgaGGAAAGTGCCATCTTtacaatattttactttttttttttctttaggtgaaGAAGTTCAAActcaaatatatgtttattacttttttccaaaaagacaatttttttaaacttttctattaAATCCAACTGCacaatttgacatttttaaagtttatttatttattttgagagggtaggggaggggcagagagagagagggagagagagaaaatctaagcagacagctcagagcttgaatccaggctcgatctcatgaactgtgagatcaagacctgagccgaaatcaagagttagatgtttttaaccaactgagacacccagatgccccaccttatttctttgtatatgaTTTCCACATAACTAGCTATATGACCTGGTATTCAAAAAACATAGGTAAAAGTGTGTGATATTCCACTATATTTACTAATCCTATTAAGAGTGataattctaggggcacctggaaggTTCAGTTCATACAGCAGGTGACTTTTAACCTCGGAGTTGTGAGttaaaccccatgttgggcatacagactactttaaattaaaaaaaaagagtgatcattctattttaatatatctCTTCCCAGAAAACTAtgcttataaaattataaactttcatttctttttaaaaccagaCAGCGAAATACATGAACCAAATCCAAATATTAACGGTGATGAGTATCATCAGAACTGAGCACATATTTCtatgaggaaataaaatcattttttcaaataaatactttcaaaatcTCTTTATGACTGAGTTGTTATAATTGGACAGATCCTGGGAATAAAGGGATAACTTACCTGTGTTCAGAGGAAACATTCAGCCTTTGACGTAATTAGGAAAGGAGTTTTTCTGCTCTTCATAATCTGCAAATGCAGAAGCAAGAAGTTCTGATTGGAAAGAGAGGGGTCTGGGATTCTCATTCATGGAGAAAGTGTTCGGAAATCTCCCAAGATCAAGACCTCTTCCCTTAAGATATGCCTGAAGGGTTCTGAAaaactgaagagagaaagaaagtgttcAATGCggtatgtaaattaaatataaaaaatactcaGAGATGGatattttccccctcttttttcctcCGTGAATTGACTTTAGG belongs to Panthera tigris isolate Pti1 chromosome C1, P.tigris_Pti1_mat1.1, whole genome shotgun sequence and includes:
- the CC1H2orf66 gene encoding uncharacterized protein C2orf66 homolog produces the protein MPKALLLLCVVLVLLGLVPGDTVRNGEKWKPLNNPRNRELFFRTLQAYLKGRGLDLGRFPNTFSMNENPRPLSFQSELLASAFADYEEQKNSFPNYVKG